The Esox lucius isolate fEsoLuc1 chromosome 5, fEsoLuc1.pri, whole genome shotgun sequence genome includes a region encoding these proteins:
- the oprm1 gene encoding mu-type opioid receptor isoform X2: MERGGNASDIPYHFSNVATMNNSIFCLNLSDNMSLDAKCERTDNPGKDSTPVIIAIIITTLYSIVCVLGLVGNVLVMYVIIRYTKMKTATNIYIFNLALADALATSTLPFQSVNFLMGTWPFGDVLCKIVISIDYYNMFTSIFTLTTMSVDRYIAVCHPVKALDFRTPRNAKIVNVCNWILSSAIGLPVMFTAMTTETDNEIIDCTLIFPHPSWYWENLLKICVFIFAFIIPVLIITVCYGLMILRLKSVRMLSGSKEKDRNLRRITRMVLVVVAVFIICWTPIHIYVIIKALINIPNSLLQSVTWHFCITLGYTNSCLNPVLYAFLDENFKRCFREFCIPSPLVLELQTSSRTHHHHQQQREQLSSANTVERSNQQV; encoded by the exons ATGGAAAGAGGTGGCAACGCGTCGGACATTCCGTACCATTTCTCAAATGTGGCCACGATGAACAATAGTATTTTTTGTCTTAACCTAAGCGATAACATGAGTCTGGATGCCAAATGTGAAAGAACAGACAACCCGGGCAAAGATTCAACACCAGTGATCATTGCGATTATAATCACGACTCTTTACtctattgtgtgtgtgcttggtctGGTTGGGAACGTACTCGTAATGTATGTCATTATCag atACACTAAAATGAAAACCGCCACAAATATCTATATATTTAACCTGGCGTTGGCTGATGCACTAGCCACCAGTACGCTGCCCTTTCAGAGTGTGAACTTCCTGATGGGGACCTGGCCGTTTGGAGACGTGCTCTGCAAGATTGTGATATCCATTGACTACTACAACATGTTCACCAGTATCTTCACCCTGACCACCATGAGCGTTGACCGCTACATTGCAGTGTGCCATCCGGTCAAGGCCTTAGACTTCCGCACACCCCGCAATGCCAAGATTGTCAACGTGTGCAACTGGATCCTGTCCTCTGCCATCGGTCTACCCGTCATGTTCACCGCCATGACTACTGAAACTGATAATG AAATCATTGACTGCACATTGATCTTCCCCCACCCATCCTGGTACTGGGAGAATCTTCTGAAGATCTGTGTCTTCATCTTTGCTTTCATCATTCCTGTCCTCATCATCACTGTGTGCTACGGTCTAATGATCTTGCGCCTGAAGAGTGTGCGCATGTTGTCCGGTTCAAAGGAGAAGGACCGCAACCTTCGGCGTATCACCCGCATGGTCTTGGTTGTGGTGGCCGTCTTCATAATTTGCTGGACACCCATCCACATTTACGTCATTATCAAAGCCCTGATAAACATCCCCAACTCCCTGCTGCAGTCTGTCACATGGCACTTCTGCATCACTCTGGGCTACACCAACAGCTGCCTGAACCCCGTCCTCTACGCCTTCCTGGACGAGAACTTCAAGCGCTGCTTCCGTGAATTCTGCATCCCCAGTCCTTTGGTGCTGGAGCTGCAGACGTCTTCTCGTACCCACCACCATCATCAGCAGCAGCGTGAGCAGCTCTCCAGCGCCAACACGGTGGAGAGGTCCAATCAACAGGTATGA
- the oprm1 gene encoding mu-type opioid receptor isoform X3 has translation MGGTMAISNPRYTKMKTATNIYIFNLALADALATSTLPFQSVNFLMGTWPFGDVLCKIVISIDYYNMFTSIFTLTTMSVDRYIAVCHPVKALDFRTPRNAKIVNVCNWILSSAIGLPVMFTAMTTETDNGKYDKIIDCTLIFPHPSWYWENLLKICVFIFAFIIPVLIITVCYGLMILRLKSVRMLSGSKEKDRNLRRITRMVLVVVAVFIICWTPIHIYVIIKALINIPNSLLQSVTWHFCITLGYTNSCLNPVLYAFLDENFKRCFREFCIPSPLVLELQTSSRTHHHHQQQREQLSSANTVERSNQQV, from the exons ATGGGAGGAACCATGGCAATTTCAAATCCCAG atACACTAAAATGAAAACCGCCACAAATATCTATATATTTAACCTGGCGTTGGCTGATGCACTAGCCACCAGTACGCTGCCCTTTCAGAGTGTGAACTTCCTGATGGGGACCTGGCCGTTTGGAGACGTGCTCTGCAAGATTGTGATATCCATTGACTACTACAACATGTTCACCAGTATCTTCACCCTGACCACCATGAGCGTTGACCGCTACATTGCAGTGTGCCATCCGGTCAAGGCCTTAGACTTCCGCACACCCCGCAATGCCAAGATTGTCAACGTGTGCAACTGGATCCTGTCCTCTGCCATCGGTCTACCCGTCATGTTCACCGCCATGACTACTGAAACTGATAATGGCAAGTATGACA AAATCATTGACTGCACATTGATCTTCCCCCACCCATCCTGGTACTGGGAGAATCTTCTGAAGATCTGTGTCTTCATCTTTGCTTTCATCATTCCTGTCCTCATCATCACTGTGTGCTACGGTCTAATGATCTTGCGCCTGAAGAGTGTGCGCATGTTGTCCGGTTCAAAGGAGAAGGACCGCAACCTTCGGCGTATCACCCGCATGGTCTTGGTTGTGGTGGCCGTCTTCATAATTTGCTGGACACCCATCCACATTTACGTCATTATCAAAGCCCTGATAAACATCCCCAACTCCCTGCTGCAGTCTGTCACATGGCACTTCTGCATCACTCTGGGCTACACCAACAGCTGCCTGAACCCCGTCCTCTACGCCTTCCTGGACGAGAACTTCAAGCGCTGCTTCCGTGAATTCTGCATCCCCAGTCCTTTGGTGCTGGAGCTGCAGACGTCTTCTCGTACCCACCACCATCATCAGCAGCAGCGTGAGCAGCTCTCCAGCGCCAACACGGTGGAGAGGTCCAATCAACAGGTATGA
- the oprm1 gene encoding mu-type opioid receptor isoform X1, whose translation MERGGNASDIPYHFSNVATMNNSIFCLNLSDNMSLDAKCERTDNPGKDSTPVIIAIIITTLYSIVCVLGLVGNVLVMYVIIRYTKMKTATNIYIFNLALADALATSTLPFQSVNFLMGTWPFGDVLCKIVISIDYYNMFTSIFTLTTMSVDRYIAVCHPVKALDFRTPRNAKIVNVCNWILSSAIGLPVMFTAMTTETDNGKYDKIIDCTLIFPHPSWYWENLLKICVFIFAFIIPVLIITVCYGLMILRLKSVRMLSGSKEKDRNLRRITRMVLVVVAVFIICWTPIHIYVIIKALINIPNSLLQSVTWHFCITLGYTNSCLNPVLYAFLDENFKRCFREFCIPSPLVLELQTSSRTHHHHQQQREQLSSANTVERSNQQV comes from the exons ATGGAAAGAGGTGGCAACGCGTCGGACATTCCGTACCATTTCTCAAATGTGGCCACGATGAACAATAGTATTTTTTGTCTTAACCTAAGCGATAACATGAGTCTGGATGCCAAATGTGAAAGAACAGACAACCCGGGCAAAGATTCAACACCAGTGATCATTGCGATTATAATCACGACTCTTTACtctattgtgtgtgtgcttggtctGGTTGGGAACGTACTCGTAATGTATGTCATTATCag atACACTAAAATGAAAACCGCCACAAATATCTATATATTTAACCTGGCGTTGGCTGATGCACTAGCCACCAGTACGCTGCCCTTTCAGAGTGTGAACTTCCTGATGGGGACCTGGCCGTTTGGAGACGTGCTCTGCAAGATTGTGATATCCATTGACTACTACAACATGTTCACCAGTATCTTCACCCTGACCACCATGAGCGTTGACCGCTACATTGCAGTGTGCCATCCGGTCAAGGCCTTAGACTTCCGCACACCCCGCAATGCCAAGATTGTCAACGTGTGCAACTGGATCCTGTCCTCTGCCATCGGTCTACCCGTCATGTTCACCGCCATGACTACTGAAACTGATAATGGCAAGTATGACA AAATCATTGACTGCACATTGATCTTCCCCCACCCATCCTGGTACTGGGAGAATCTTCTGAAGATCTGTGTCTTCATCTTTGCTTTCATCATTCCTGTCCTCATCATCACTGTGTGCTACGGTCTAATGATCTTGCGCCTGAAGAGTGTGCGCATGTTGTCCGGTTCAAAGGAGAAGGACCGCAACCTTCGGCGTATCACCCGCATGGTCTTGGTTGTGGTGGCCGTCTTCATAATTTGCTGGACACCCATCCACATTTACGTCATTATCAAAGCCCTGATAAACATCCCCAACTCCCTGCTGCAGTCTGTCACATGGCACTTCTGCATCACTCTGGGCTACACCAACAGCTGCCTGAACCCCGTCCTCTACGCCTTCCTGGACGAGAACTTCAAGCGCTGCTTCCGTGAATTCTGCATCCCCAGTCCTTTGGTGCTGGAGCTGCAGACGTCTTCTCGTACCCACCACCATCATCAGCAGCAGCGTGAGCAGCTCTCCAGCGCCAACACGGTGGAGAGGTCCAATCAACAGGTATGA